From Choloepus didactylus isolate mChoDid1 chromosome 19, mChoDid1.pri, whole genome shotgun sequence, one genomic window encodes:
- the ARFGAP1 gene encoding ADP-ribosylation factor GTPase-activating protein 1 isoform X9: protein MLNSESSWNPKRITIPAGPCRRNTTAKPRLSSGISASGHPQNTAASADKAFEDWLNEDLGSYQGAQESRYVGFGNTVPPQKREDDFLSSAVSSLYSGWSSFTTGASRFASAAKEGATKFGSQASQKASELSHSLNENVLKPAQEKVKEGRIFDDVSSGVSQLASKVQGVGSKGWRDVTTFFSGKADDPSFQPPEGGSYQNSGRDNFQNSTIDQSFWETFGSSEPPKARQSPSSDSWTCADNSTGRKSSDSWDVWGSGTVSNSRNSNHSDGWENWEAGEGAGGEVRAKAKRAVQPAVPAEEGWDNQNW, encoded by the exons ATGCTAAATTCCGAGAGTTCCTGGAATCCCAAGAGGATTACGATCCCTGCTGGTCCTTGCAGGAGAAATACAACAGCAAAGCCGCGGCTCTCTTCAGGGATAAG CGCCTCTGGCCATCCCCAGAATACGGCGGCCTCCGCAGACAAGGCTTTTGAGGACTGGCTGAATGAGGATCTCGGCTCCTACCAAGG CGCCCAGGAGAGCCGCTATGTGGGGTTTGGGAACACGGTGCCACCCCAGAAAAGAGAAGACGACTTCCTCAGCAGTGCCGTGTCGTCCCTGTACTCG GGCTGGAGCAGCTTCACGACTGGGGCCAGCAGGTTCGCCTCAGCAGCCAAGGAGGGC gcGACAAAATTTGGATCTCAAGCAAGTCAAAAG gCTTCCGAGTTAAGCCACAGTCTGAACGAAAACGTCCTCAAACCTGCCCAGGAAAAG GTGAAGGAGGGAAGGATTTTCGATGACGTGTCCAGTGGGGTCTCCCAGCTGGCATCCAAG GTCCAGGGGGTCGGCAGCAAGGGGTGGCGTGATGTCACGACCTTTTTTTCTGGAAAAGCGGATGATCCCTCTTTCCA acCCCCGGAGGGCGGCAGCTACCAAAACAGTGGCAGAGACAACTTCCAGAACAGCACCATCGACCAGAGCTTCTGGGAGACCTTTGGGAGCAGCGAGCCGCCCAAGGCCCGCCAGTCCCCGAGCAGCGACAGCTGGACCTGTGCTGACAACTCCACGGGGAGGAAGAGCTCGGACAGCTGGGACGTCTGGGGCTCCGGCACCGTCTCCAACAGCAGGAACAGCAACCACAGCGACGGCTGGGAGAACTGGGAGGCTGGCGAGGGTGCCGGCGGGGAGGTCCGGGCCAAGGCCAAGAGGGCCGTGCAGCCTGCGGTGCCTGCCGAGGAGGGCTGGGACAACCAGAACTGGTAG
- the ARFGAP1 gene encoding ADP-ribosylation factor GTPase-activating protein 1 isoform X5 yields the protein MGPRLAILGPGALRFPALWLEAGQAPPEERGLGERELPPPPEASELSHSLNENVLKPAQEKVKEGRIFDDVSSGVSQLASKVGQPPYLGPARSCLQIFAPGCSVPQQLERGPALCTPRVCPLRELSPQAWPGPWLLGTLGLLSAGCGTALLVGPDGALTCCSFPPALVLLPWACPRSRGSAARGGVMSRPFFLEKRMIPLSNPRRAAATKTVAETTSRTAPSTRASGRPLGAASRPRPASPRAATAGPVLTTPRGGRARTAGTSGAPAPSPTAGTATTATAGRTGRLARVPAGRSGPRPRGPCSLRCLPRRAGTTRTGSSPPRAPALQSRWGGCRMHFTSSFLLHQPKKRAPMAQRWPLGTSPRCGPGAGSSFLSCLRHPRVFCAAFTASGGGWAWAGRAVWCPQPPGPGREAQSSLAADGGHFSNSCPK from the exons ATGGGGCCACGTCTTGCCATCCTTGGGCCCGGGGCTCTGCGATTTCCTGCGCTGTGGCTGGAGGCAGGGCAGGCGCCACCTGAGGAACGGGGCCTGGGCGAGCGGGAGCTGCCGCCCCCTCCTGAG gCTTCCGAGTTAAGCCACAGTCTGAACGAAAACGTCCTCAAACCTGCCCAGGAAAAG GTGAAGGAGGGAAGGATTTTCGATGACGTGTCCAGTGGGGTCTCCCAGCTGGCATCCAAGGTAGGGCAGCCCCCCTACCTGGGGCCAGCACGAAGCTGTCTCCAGATCTTTGCACCCGGCTGCTCTGTGCCCCAACAGTTGGAGCGTGGCCCGGCGCTTTGCACCCCCAGAGTGTGTCCGCTCAGGGAGCTCTCGCCGCAGGCGTGGCCTGGGCCCTGGCTCCTGGGGACACTCGGGCTGCTGAGTGCAGGATGTGGAACTGCTCTGCTGGTGGGGCCTGACGGGGCGTTAACATGTTGCTCTTTCCCTCCTGCCCTGGTCTTGCTGCCGTGGGCCTGTCCTCG GTCCAGGGGGTCGGCAGCAAGGGGTGGCGTGATGTCACGACCTTTTTTTCTGGAAAAGCGGATGATCCCTCTTTCCA acCCCCGGAGGGCGGCAGCTACCAAAACAGTGGCAGAGACAACTTCCAGAACAGCACCATCGACCAGAGCTTCTGGGAGACCTTTGGGAGCAGCGAGCCGCCCAAGGCCCGCCAGTCCCCGAGCAGCGACAGCTGGACCTGTGCTGACAACTCCACGGGGAGGAAGAGCTCGGACAGCTGGGACGTCTGGGGCTCCGGCACCGTCTCCAACAGCAGGAACAGCAACCACAGCGACGGCTGGGAGAACTGGGAGGCTGGCGAGGGTGCCGGCGGGGAGGTCCGGGCCAAGGCCAAGAGGGCCGTGCAGCCTGCGGTGCCTGCCGAGGAGGGCTGGGACAACCAGAACTGGTAGCTCCCCGCCCCGCGCCCCAGCCCTGCAGAGCAGGTGGGGCGGCTGCCGTATGCACTTCACCTCCTCGTTCCTCCTCCATCAACCCAAGAAACGAGCACCCATGGCACAAAGATGGCCTCTCGGGACTAGCCCCCGATGTGGGCCTGGGGCTGGCTCGTCCTTCCTGTCGTGTCTGCGCCACCCCAGGGTTTTCTGTGCAGCCTTCACAGCCTCCGGCGGAGGCTGGGCCTGGGctgggagggcagtgtggtgccCGCAGCCACCAGGGCCCGGCCGTGAGGCCCAGAGCTCTCTGGCTGCAGATGGGGGTCATTTCAGTAACTCGTGCCCTAAATAA